From Thermoflavifilum aggregans, a single genomic window includes:
- a CDS encoding SusC/RagA family TonB-linked outer membrane protein, producing MKKVLLFLTALLFSTVWAFGQQRTITGKVISQDGNPIPFATVQIKGTTSGTTTNQNGSFTIEVPADAVLHISSIGYEAQDVQVGAQNQLVIRLLPTAQNLKEIVVTALGIERNKNELPYAAQQVSGDQVTNTRSDNFLSALSGKVAGLQIKSNNNLGGSTDIVLRGYKSITGNNQALIVIDGVPVDNSNFNSSSQRNGFAGYDYGNTGTDINPDDIASINVLKGAAATALYGSRAANGVVLITTKKGKKGLGITFNIGGATASMDKSTWPKYQHEYGAGYFDPDYYTYSDAPPSPDPHFLYEMVNGQYALVVPTTEDASFGAKFDPSLLVYQWDAFDPSSPNYGKPTPWVAAKNDPTTFFETPYSYNTSVFVQGGDDRQTFKLGYTRTGDKGILPNSHLTKDMVDFSSTYNITPKLKATASINYTKENAIGRYGSGYDAYNPATNFREWWEMNVDIKEQKAAYFRTLKNITWNMTDPVGGNIGPIYWDNQYFVRYQNYETDSRNRYFGYLMLNYDPTSWLSLMGRVSLDQYAGLQEERGNVGSVNVPYYSRYNNNFKEFNYDFLANFNKDITSSLNFKALLGANLRRTYFNSIYASTNGGLVIPGLYALSNSLNPINAPSETAEQIEVGGVFGGITLTYKNFLILDATARQDQSSTLPANKNKYFYPSISGGFIFSQLLKNVTWLSFGKLRLNYAEVGNDAPWAFISDVYDKPTPYGSVALFSVPNRKNNAELKPERTKSYEGGINLGFINNRIGVDVTYFKTNTINQIINISIPAETGYTSKVINAGNVENKGWEVTLNLVPVKTNDFSWNLDLNWARYRNKVISLYSGVKNIQLGAFQGGVTLNATEGQPFGVLKGKDFVYLNGRPVVKSNGYYQITSSTDNVIGNINPDWTGGVSNTFTYKNFRLNFLIDIKQGGDLFSIDQWYGQGTGLYIESVALNANGKSIRDPVDQGGGYIFPGVTADGKENTTYAAITGLRGFGYLNMPNKAYIYDASYIKLREVNLTYSLPESVVSHMHPFKTIDISVYGHNLWIIHKNLPYADPEEGPSSGNIQGFQVGSYPTYRMYGCNLKFTF from the coding sequence ATGAAGAAAGTCTTACTCTTTCTCACGGCGCTGCTTTTCAGCACTGTGTGGGCCTTCGGGCAACAACGTACCATCACCGGAAAGGTGATCAGTCAGGATGGAAATCCCATTCCATTTGCAACCGTACAGATTAAAGGCACTACTTCAGGAACTACAACCAACCAAAACGGTAGTTTTACTATTGAAGTGCCCGCGGATGCTGTACTTCATATTTCATCCATCGGATATGAGGCTCAGGATGTACAGGTAGGAGCGCAGAACCAGCTTGTAATCAGATTGCTTCCTACAGCTCAGAATCTGAAGGAAATTGTGGTCACTGCATTGGGAATTGAAAGAAATAAAAATGAACTTCCTTATGCAGCCCAGCAGGTAAGCGGTGACCAGGTAACCAACACCCGCAGTGATAATTTCCTGAGCGCGCTTTCCGGAAAAGTAGCAGGGCTCCAGATCAAAAGCAACAATAATCTGGGGGGATCTACAGATATTGTATTAAGAGGATATAAGTCCATTACCGGAAACAACCAGGCCCTGATTGTGATTGATGGTGTACCTGTAGATAATTCAAATTTTAATTCCAGTTCACAACGAAACGGATTTGCTGGATATGATTATGGAAATACAGGTACGGATATCAATCCGGATGATATCGCTTCCATTAACGTGTTGAAAGGTGCTGCAGCTACTGCATTATATGGATCGCGCGCTGCTAACGGCGTGGTTCTGATTACCACCAAGAAAGGTAAAAAAGGGTTGGGCATCACTTTTAATATAGGTGGAGCTACCGCTAGTATGGATAAAAGCACCTGGCCTAAATATCAGCATGAATATGGTGCCGGATATTTCGATCCGGATTATTATACTTATTCTGATGCACCACCTTCTCCTGATCCGCATTTTCTGTATGAAATGGTGAACGGACAATATGCGCTGGTAGTTCCCACTACAGAAGATGCCTCCTTTGGTGCCAAATTTGATCCCAGTCTTCTGGTTTATCAGTGGGATGCATTTGATCCATCTTCACCTAATTATGGCAAGCCTACGCCGTGGGTGGCTGCCAAAAATGATCCGACCACCTTTTTCGAAACTCCATACAGCTACAACACCAGTGTTTTTGTGCAGGGAGGCGATGACCGCCAAACATTCAAATTGGGTTATACCCGTACGGGAGATAAAGGGATATTGCCCAACAGTCATCTGACAAAAGATATGGTAGATTTTTCGAGTACCTACAATATTACTCCCAAATTAAAAGCTACAGCCAGCATCAATTATACCAAAGAAAATGCAATTGGCCGTTACGGAAGTGGTTATGATGCGTATAATCCGGCTACCAATTTCCGGGAATGGTGGGAAATGAATGTGGATATTAAGGAACAAAAGGCGGCTTATTTCCGTACATTAAAAAATATAACCTGGAATATGACAGATCCGGTGGGAGGCAATATCGGCCCTATTTACTGGGATAATCAATATTTTGTAAGATATCAGAATTATGAAACGGATAGCAGAAACAGATACTTCGGCTATCTTATGCTGAATTATGATCCCACCAGTTGGTTGTCCTTGATGGGGCGCGTATCTTTGGATCAATATGCTGGTTTACAGGAAGAAAGAGGCAATGTGGGTAGTGTAAACGTACCTTATTATAGCCGGTATAACAACAATTTCAAGGAATTTAACTATGATTTTCTGGCTAATTTCAATAAAGACATTACAAGTAGTTTGAACTTCAAAGCCTTGCTGGGTGCTAACTTGCGTCGTACATATTTTAATTCAATCTATGCCTCAACCAATGGTGGGCTGGTAATTCCGGGTTTATATGCATTATCCAATTCTCTTAATCCTATCAATGCTCCTAGTGAAACGGCTGAACAAATTGAAGTGGGGGGTGTTTTTGGAGGAATTACCTTGACATATAAAAACTTCCTGATCCTGGATGCTACTGCACGTCAGGACCAGTCGTCCACTTTGCCGGCAAATAAGAATAAATATTTTTATCCATCCATTTCAGGAGGTTTTATTTTCTCGCAGTTGCTTAAAAATGTTACCTGGCTGAGTTTTGGTAAACTCCGTCTGAATTATGCAGAAGTGGGCAATGATGCTCCCTGGGCATTTATTTCGGATGTATATGACAAACCAACTCCTTATGGCAGTGTTGCACTTTTCTCTGTTCCCAACAGGAAAAACAATGCAGAGCTCAAGCCTGAACGAACAAAGAGTTATGAAGGTGGTATTAATTTAGGCTTTATCAATAATCGTATTGGTGTGGATGTTACTTATTTTAAAACCAATACCATCAATCAGATCATTAATATTTCCATACCGGCAGAAACCGGATACACGTCTAAAGTCATCAATGCAGGTAATGTTGAAAACAAAGGTTGGGAGGTAACCCTGAATCTGGTTCCGGTAAAGACCAATGACTTTTCCTGGAATCTGGACCTCAACTGGGCAAGATATCGCAACAAAGTTATCAGCTTGTATAGCGGAGTAAAAAACATACAGCTCGGTGCATTCCAGGGTGGAGTGACGTTAAATGCCACTGAAGGTCAGCCCTTTGGTGTGCTGAAAGGAAAAGATTTTGTGTATTTGAATGGCAGGCCGGTAGTAAAGAGCAATGGATACTATCAGATTACATCATCCACTGATAATGTGATCGGAAATATCAATCCGGATTGGACCGGTGGTGTATCCAATACCTTTACTTACAAAAACTTCAGACTCAACTTTTTGATTGATATCAAACAGGGTGGTGATCTGTTCTCTATTGACCAGTGGTATGGACAAGGTACCGGTTTATACATTGAATCCGTTGCACTTAATGCCAATGGAAAATCCATCCGTGATCCGGTTGATCAGGGTGGAGGATATATTTTCCCCGGCGTAACAGCTGATGGTAAGGAAAATACTACATATGCAGCTATTACAGGCTTACGAGGTTTTGGTTATCTGAACATGCCCAACAAGGCATATATCTACGACGCCAGCTATATTAAACTCAGGGAAGTGAACCTGACGTATTCCTTGCCAGAATCAGTTGTTTCCCATATGCATCCGTTTAAGACCATTGATATTTCGGTGTATGGACATAATCTGTGGATTATTCATAAAAATCTGCCTTATGCAGATCCGGAAGAAGGACCAAGCTCTGGCAATATCCAAGGTTTCCAGGTGGGAAGTTATCCAACCTACCGGATGTACGGATGTAACCTGAAATTTACTTTCTGA
- a CDS encoding DUF1735 domain-containing protein — protein MWLSAVNPMMLKNNQYYVDLSKVGASIQLPLAAANTNQPVTFAFETSNIPDTIPVYVNVASPSVLNTPVTATLGLDTAYLNQYNQQQLAQDSTFVPYELLPDSVYSVSGWNVTVPAGQRLANINVIIYTSKLDATHKYILPITITSASLPIENWNHLLLNISAKNEWDGSYNVHVHIDGANSYAGTDFTDSGVQLHTQGVNSVYENSIADFFGGYTLYTFNSDGTMSVLAGPSAANPNGYGAAVVESSYDQSNHSFHLKYTILSGKYIFTLDYQKQ, from the coding sequence ATGTGGTTATCAGCCGTAAACCCGATGATGCTGAAAAACAACCAATATTATGTTGACCTTTCCAAGGTGGGCGCCTCTATTCAGCTTCCCCTTGCCGCAGCCAACACCAATCAGCCAGTCACATTTGCATTTGAAACTTCCAACATTCCTGATACTATACCGGTATATGTGAATGTGGCATCACCCAGTGTATTAAATACACCGGTAACAGCTACCCTGGGATTGGATACGGCATATTTAAATCAATATAATCAACAACAACTTGCTCAAGACAGTACTTTTGTGCCTTATGAATTGCTCCCCGATTCTGTTTATTCCGTATCCGGATGGAATGTAACTGTACCAGCAGGTCAAAGATTGGCTAACATCAATGTGATTATTTATACCAGCAAGCTGGATGCCACTCATAAATATATCCTACCGATTACCATTACCAGCGCATCCTTACCTATTGAAAACTGGAATCATCTTTTGTTGAATATTTCGGCTAAGAATGAATGGGATGGAAGTTACAACGTGCATGTACACATAGATGGAGCCAACAGCTATGCAGGAACTGACTTCACCGATAGTGGCGTGCAGCTTCATACCCAGGGAGTGAATTCGGTATATGAAAATAGTATTGCCGACTTTTTCGGTGGTTATACTTTGTATACTTTTAATTCGGATGGTACCATGTCTGTTCTTGCAGGACCAAGTGCCGCTAATCCAAACGGCTATGGGGCAGCGGTTGTAGAAAGTAGTTATGACCAGTCTAATCACAGTTTCCATCTTAAATATACAATTCTTAGCGGTAAGTATATTTTCACGCTCGACTACCAGAAGCAATAA
- a CDS encoding DUF1735 domain-containing protein, with protein sequence MKNKIFKYTGFILLLTIFGSMAGCLKNNQYYVDLSKVSPSIQLPLAAANLNGVVTFSFNVSNTPDTIPVYVNVASPSPLSTSVTATLGLDTAYLNQYNQNNGTNYQLLPDSTYSITGWNLTVPAGQRLAFTNVIIYTTKINASYNYILPITIVNSSLPIENWNHLLLNILAKNSYDGVYDYRGRVVDPNRPQLSNDFNDNAGSTSVYLITAGTSSVTQYWPAVSANAIPLWNSSSNSISYYGYAAPLYTIDPNTNQVTSITNSYLNPPNGRTITINNAVNNYYDPNTRTIYASFIMNQPGFAPVTIYDTLTYTGPRP encoded by the coding sequence ATGAAAAACAAGATATTTAAATATACCGGGTTCATCCTCTTGCTGACTATTTTTGGTAGTATGGCTGGATGTTTAAAAAACAATCAGTATTATGTAGATTTATCAAAAGTAAGCCCTTCCATTCAACTTCCCCTGGCGGCTGCAAATCTTAATGGAGTGGTAACATTTTCATTTAATGTTTCCAATACGCCAGACACGATACCAGTATATGTAAATGTTGCTTCACCAAGCCCGCTGAGTACATCAGTGACAGCCACACTGGGCTTAGATACGGCTTATTTGAACCAATACAATCAAAATAATGGCACAAATTATCAGTTGTTACCAGATAGCACCTATTCAATTACAGGATGGAATTTGACCGTTCCAGCTGGTCAACGCCTTGCCTTTACGAATGTAATTATTTATACCACAAAAATAAATGCTAGTTATAATTATATTCTTCCCATTACGATTGTCAATTCCTCTTTACCGATTGAGAACTGGAATCATTTGCTTTTGAATATTCTAGCCAAGAATTCTTATGATGGGGTTTATGATTATCGTGGAAGGGTAGTTGATCCAAATAGGCCTCAGCTCTCTAATGATTTCAATGACAATGCCGGAAGTACATCCGTTTATTTAATCACAGCAGGTACCAGTTCCGTCACACAATATTGGCCCGCTGTAAGTGCAAATGCAATTCCTTTGTGGAATAGCAGCAGTAATTCAATCAGTTATTATGGATATGCTGCTCCGCTATACACAATAGATCCCAATACTAATCAAGTTACTTCTATTACAAATTCTTATTTGAATCCACCAAACGGAAGGACAATAACGATCAATAATGCAGTCAATAACTATTACGATCCAAATACAAGAACTATCTATGCAAGCTTTATCATGAATCAACCTGGATTTGCACCTGTAACAATCTATGATACATTAACCTATACCGGACCCAGACCCTAG